CTCCCAATCATTTGGATCATGAGAAGGGGTTACTTTAACACAACCCGTTCCAAAATCCTTGTCCACATACTCATCTGCAAAAATGGGGATTTCACGACCGACCAGAGGCAAAACCACGAATTCTCCAATGAGGTGCTGATAACGCTCATCTTCCGGGTGAACAGCCACTCCGGTATCTCCCAGCATGGTTTCCGGTCGGGTAGTGGCAACCACCAGGAATTCATCAGAATCTTTGATCGGATAGCGCATGTGCCACAAGTGACTATTACGTTCCTGATAGATCACCTCTTCATCGGAAATGGCTGATTTTGTGGCAGGGCACCAGTTGACCAAACGTTTCCCACGATAGATATAACCAGCATTGTAAAGCTCAACAAAAGAATGGAGCACCGCTTGATAATAAGCTTCATCCATGGTAAAGCGTTCTCGCTCCCAGTCACATGAAGCCCCTAGTTTTTTGAGCTGTTCAATGATGATGCCGCCGTATTTGTCTTTCCATTCCAGAGCGTGCTTCAGGAATTCATCACGACCAATCTGGTGTTTAGTAATGCCCTTTTCACGGAGCATGCTCACTACTTTTGTCTCAGTAGCAATGGAAGCGTGGTCGGTTCCAGGGATCCAGCAGGCTTCACGACCCTGCATCCGTCGCCAACGAATCAGAATATCCTGCATCGTGTTGTTCAAGACGTGTCCCAGGGTTAGAATACCAGTCACATTAGGTGGCGGAATAACAATGGTGTAGGGTTCCTTGTCTGGATCTGGTTCTGAATGAAAGTAGTTCTGATTCAACCAATGCTGATACCATTTGTCCTCGATCAAGGAGGCATCGTAACGTTTACTGAGTTCTTGTGTCATATTCTAAATCCAAGTTTTTTTGAAACCGCGAATTTCGCTAATTTCGCTAATTGTAATAACAGCCCTCATAAAACTCAGAGTGTAAGGGTTGTTTTAATCTTCCTGAGTAAAACGAAGGATCTCCCTGGTAAAAGTGAAGAAATTTTAATCAGCCCCATTTAAAAAGCGCGGGAATGTAGACTGATGTATGGGGTGGTGTAAGGGGAAATTAAGGGTGTGGCT
Above is a window of Candidatus Neomarinimicrobiota bacterium DNA encoding:
- a CDS encoding valine--tRNA ligase, encoding MTQELSKRYDASLIEDKWYQHWLNQNYFHSEPDPDKEPYTIVIPPPNVTGILTLGHVLNNTMQDILIRWRRMQGREACWIPGTDHASIATETKVVSMLREKGITKHQIGRDEFLKHALEWKDKYGGIIIEQLKKLGASCDWERERFTMDEAYYQAVLHSFVELYNAGYIYRGKRLVNWCPATKSAISDEEVIYQERNSHLWHMRYPIKDSDEFLVVATTRPETMLGDTGVAVHPEDERYQHLIGEFVVLPLVGREIPIFADEYVDKDFGTGCVKVTPSHDPNDWEMGKRHDLKFVNIFNEDASLNKNVPGKFIGLDRFEAREVVIEQLEELDLMEKIEEYVHKVGYSERGNVPIEPYASEQWFMNMSELVKPATEAVRDGRVKFHPAHWSKTYEHWMTNIKDWCISRQLWWGHRIPVYTCQDCGEIMVQVEAPKTCSKCSSTALKQDDDVLDTWASSWLWPFAVHQWPQDDQDLDYYYPTNDLVTGPDIIFFWVARMIMAGYEFKGDIPFENVYFTSIIRDSQGRKMSKSLGNSPDPL